A window from Meiothermus sp. CFH 77666 encodes these proteins:
- the aroQ gene encoding type II 3-dehydroquinate dehydratase codes for MILVLNGPNLNLLGKREPEIYGKTTLDELEELCEGWGVELGLGVVCRQSNFEGQLVEWIQQARDEGFRGIVLNPGALTHYSIALLDAIRGQSLPVVEVHLSNIHAREEYRSRSVTAAGARGLVSGFGPMSYKMALVYLADLLEAQP; via the coding sequence ATGATCCTGGTTTTGAACGGCCCCAACCTGAACCTGCTGGGCAAGCGCGAGCCCGAAATATACGGCAAAACCACCCTGGACGAGCTGGAAGAGCTCTGCGAGGGCTGGGGGGTGGAGCTGGGCCTGGGGGTGGTCTGTCGGCAGTCGAATTTTGAAGGACAGCTTGTGGAATGGATACAGCAGGCCAGGGATGAGGGCTTCCGGGGCATTGTACTCAACCCCGGCGCCCTTACCCACTACTCCATCGCTCTGCTGGACGCCATTCGGGGACAAAGCCTGCCGGTAGTCGAGGTGCACCTTTCCAACATCCATGCCCGTGAGGAATACCGCAGCCGCTCGGTGACGGCAGCAGGAGCCAGAGGACTGGTTTCGGGCTTTGGCCCCATGTCTTACAAGATGGCGCTAGTATACCTGGCGGATCTACTGGAGGCCCAGCCATGA
- a CDS encoding sigma 54-interacting transcriptional regulator, whose product MTKARTLGELKRTYPLEKLRRSVKDEARENLIGKLRAGEKLFPGIQSYDDSVIPSLVNAILARHNFILLGLRGQAKSRILRQLTELLDDEVPALPTEIRDNPLFPLSAEAKRLLEEAGDEAPIVWIPRSERYVEKLATPDTTVADILGDIDPIKAAKRGTGLGDLEAVHYGLLPRANRGIFGINEVADLAPKVQVALFNILQEGDVQIRGYPVRLELDVWIAFTANPQDYTARGKIVTPLKDRIGSEIRTHYPRTLEEGLSITQQEAWIAREEGMYVPAYVAEASEAVAFVAREDKRVDKTSGVSQRLSISLLELVASNAERRALRYGERPVARPLDLYAALPAITGKIELEYEGELQGAERVARDLLLKAFGLAYGERARGLPVDEIVQYFADGNLLTLPEGSAKAVLKEMEKVPGLLAAAKKLEPQTTPEALVAAGEFILEGLAGRRKIARGEESYSAPIERERERWGSGN is encoded by the coding sequence ATGACCAAGGCCCGAACCCTCGGCGAACTCAAGCGCACTTACCCCCTGGAGAAGCTCCGCCGCAGCGTCAAGGACGAGGCGCGGGAAAACCTGATTGGAAAGCTCAGGGCCGGGGAAAAACTCTTTCCGGGTATCCAGAGCTACGACGACTCGGTCATTCCCAGCCTGGTCAATGCCATCCTGGCCCGGCACAATTTCATTCTGCTGGGCCTGCGTGGTCAGGCCAAGAGCCGCATTCTGCGTCAGCTTACCGAGCTGCTGGACGATGAAGTTCCGGCCCTGCCCACCGAGATCCGCGACAACCCCCTGTTCCCGCTCTCGGCAGAGGCCAAGCGCCTCCTGGAAGAAGCCGGCGACGAAGCGCCCATCGTCTGGATTCCCCGCTCCGAGCGCTACGTGGAAAAGCTGGCCACCCCCGACACCACCGTGGCCGATATCCTGGGCGATATCGACCCCATCAAGGCCGCCAAGCGGGGCACTGGTCTGGGTGACCTCGAGGCCGTTCACTACGGCCTTTTGCCCAGGGCCAACCGGGGCATCTTCGGCATCAACGAGGTGGCCGACCTGGCCCCCAAGGTGCAGGTGGCCCTCTTCAACATCCTGCAAGAAGGCGACGTGCAGATTCGCGGCTACCCGGTGCGGCTGGAACTGGATGTCTGGATTGCCTTCACCGCCAACCCCCAGGACTACACCGCGCGGGGCAAGATCGTCACCCCCCTCAAAGACCGCATCGGTTCGGAGATTCGTACCCACTACCCGCGCACCCTCGAGGAAGGTCTCTCCATCACCCAGCAGGAAGCCTGGATTGCTCGGGAGGAGGGGATGTACGTACCGGCCTACGTGGCCGAGGCCTCGGAGGCGGTGGCCTTTGTGGCCCGCGAGGATAAGCGCGTAGACAAGACCTCGGGGGTCTCGCAGCGCCTCTCGATTAGCTTGCTGGAACTGGTGGCCTCCAACGCCGAGCGCCGCGCCCTGCGATACGGCGAGCGCCCGGTGGCCCGGCCCCTCGACCTGTATGCGGCCCTGCCGGCCATCACCGGCAAGATTGAGCTGGAATACGAAGGCGAACTCCAGGGGGCCGAGCGGGTAGCCCGCGACCTGTTGCTCAAGGCCTTTGGTCTGGCCTATGGCGAACGGGCCCGGGGCCTGCCGGTGGACGAAATCGTGCAGTACTTTGCCGACGGCAACCTCCTTACCCTGCCCGAGGGCAGCGCCAAAGCGGTGTTGAAGGAAATGGAAAAAGTGCCGGGCCTGCTGGCTGCCGCAAAAAAATTGGAACCCCAGACCACCCCCGAAGCCCTGGTGGCCGCCGGGGAGTTTATCCTCGAGGGCCTGGCGGGCCGCCGCAAGATTGCCAGGGGTGAGGAGAGCTACAGCGCCCCTATCGAACGGGAGCGCGAGCGGTGGGGGAGCGGGAATTGA
- a CDS encoding biotin--[acetyl-CoA-carboxylase] ligase, producing the protein MPPLLAHLTDEFQSGESLAGRLSISRAAVWKQIAALRQAGYPLETQRGQGYRLAPGTPTPAALEALRKGSFGAFYAYLGTVSSTQDVLKNWALDGAEEGSVVLAERQEKGRGRRGRSWASEPGHSLTFSVLLRPRLPLSGLPLLPLAAGLALCEACGVGGLKWPNDLLAPDGRKLAGVLMEAQVSGEEVAYVLLGIGLNVHRAAGLPPEAAALEEFGEASRVGVLARVLARLESRYLELHHDPQGVLRDYRARSCTLGQPVRVSTLEGEIRGRATDIAPDGSLLVERSGQTHRIGAGDVQLLGVL; encoded by the coding sequence GTGCCCCCACTGCTGGCCCACCTCACCGACGAGTTCCAGAGCGGCGAAAGCCTGGCGGGGCGGCTCTCCATCAGCCGTGCGGCGGTGTGGAAGCAAATCGCCGCACTCCGGCAAGCTGGATACCCGCTCGAGACCCAGCGAGGCCAGGGGTATCGGCTGGCCCCCGGCACCCCCACCCCAGCCGCCCTGGAAGCCCTGCGAAAGGGGAGCTTTGGGGCCTTTTACGCCTACCTGGGAACGGTCAGCAGTACCCAGGATGTGCTCAAAAACTGGGCCCTGGATGGAGCCGAGGAAGGCTCGGTGGTGCTGGCCGAACGCCAGGAGAAGGGCCGAGGGCGACGGGGGCGTTCCTGGGCCAGCGAACCCGGCCACAGCCTGACCTTCTCGGTGCTGCTGCGGCCTCGGCTGCCCCTTTCCGGCCTGCCGCTTTTGCCCCTGGCGGCGGGGCTGGCCCTGTGCGAGGCGTGCGGGGTGGGCGGGCTCAAATGGCCCAACGACCTCTTAGCCCCCGATGGGCGCAAGCTAGCGGGGGTGCTGATGGAGGCCCAGGTGAGTGGGGAAGAGGTGGCCTATGTGCTTTTAGGCATTGGCCTCAATGTACACCGTGCGGCTGGGCTGCCCCCTGAGGCTGCCGCCCTCGAGGAGTTTGGGGAAGCCTCGAGGGTAGGGGTGCTGGCCCGCGTGCTGGCGCGGCTGGAGTCCCGCTACCTCGAGCTACACCACGACCCCCAGGGGGTTTTGCGCGACTACCGGGCCAGAAGCTGCACCCTGGGGCAGCCGGTCAGGGTATCTACCCTGGAGGGTGAGATCCGGGGTCGGGCTACCGACATCGCCCCGGATGGCTCGCTCCTGGTGGAGCGCTCGGGCCAGACACACCGCATTGGTGCCGGCGATGTGCAGTTGCTGGGGGTTTTGTAA
- a CDS encoding LUD domain-containing protein: protein MRERILGRIHRALEHRPKTALPEPLSATVAPSEALTLFTERLSGNGGEVVRLEGLGAAQEWLGHFAQTFAGVSVGQTVPESLRPGLPLLPPEEAPLGISWALGAVAETGTVLLCSQEGRRNQLLPPTHLVFVSEAHIYPTLLTALNALKPSLPSAIGLHSGPSKSADIGQIMVKGVHGPGRLVVAVLSGS from the coding sequence ATGCGCGAACGGATTCTGGGCCGTATCCACCGCGCCCTCGAGCACCGTCCCAAAACCGCCCTGCCCGAGCCCCTCTCGGCGACTGTTGCACCATCGGAGGCTCTAACCCTCTTTACCGAGCGCCTGAGCGGGAATGGGGGCGAGGTGGTACGGCTGGAGGGCCTGGGGGCTGCCCAGGAGTGGCTTGGCCACTTTGCCCAGACCTTTGCCGGGGTATCGGTGGGCCAGACCGTACCCGAATCGCTTCGCCCCGGGTTGCCCCTTCTGCCCCCCGAGGAGGCCCCGCTGGGCATCTCCTGGGCGTTGGGGGCGGTGGCCGAGACCGGGACGGTGCTTCTCTGCAGCCAGGAGGGCCGTCGCAACCAGCTTTTGCCGCCCACGCATCTGGTGTTTGTTTCCGAAGCCCACATTTACCCCACCCTTCTTACGGCCCTGAACGCCCTGAAACCCTCGCTGCCCTCGGCCATCGGGCTGCACTCCGGCCCCAGCAAGTCTGCCGACATCGGGCAGATTATGGTCAAAGGGGTGCACGGGCCGGGGCGACTGGTGGTGGCCGTGCTATCGGGTAGCTGA
- a CDS encoding biotin transporter BioY — MNPTQSLPYLPLSKSFFPARSLTRDVLLVLGGSLFLGLLSQAVIPLQPVPITLQTLGVLLVGAALGSRLGALAVVAYLVEGLVLPVFAGGATWFHPRIAFTAGYLLAFPLAAYLVGYLVERYGTDRSPLKTFLAMLLASLLIYAVGVTWLGFALSGAGRYSGVWGVLQAGMLPFLLGDLIKAAIAAALLPTVWRLIRR, encoded by the coding sequence ATGAATCCAACCCAAAGTTTGCCGTATCTACCGCTTTCCAAGTCCTTTTTCCCGGCCCGCAGCCTCACCCGCGACGTGCTGCTGGTGCTGGGGGGTAGCCTTTTCCTGGGCCTTTTGTCGCAGGCGGTCATCCCTTTGCAGCCCGTGCCCATCACCCTGCAAACCCTGGGGGTGCTGCTGGTAGGCGCTGCGCTGGGCAGCCGACTGGGCGCACTTGCAGTGGTGGCCTACCTGGTGGAAGGGCTGGTGCTGCCGGTTTTTGCTGGAGGGGCCACCTGGTTCCACCCACGTATCGCCTTCACGGCGGGCTATCTGCTGGCCTTCCCGCTGGCGGCCTACCTGGTGGGCTACCTGGTTGAGCGCTACGGCACCGACCGCAGCCCCCTCAAAACCTTCCTGGCCATGCTGCTGGCAAGCCTGCTGATCTACGCCGTGGGGGTCACCTGGCTGGGCTTTGCCCTTTCGGGCGCCGGGCGCTACAGCGGGGTTTGGGGGGTACTGCAAGCCGGTATGCTGCCTTTCCTGCTGGGCGACCTCATCAAGGCGGCCATAGCAGCGGCGCTGCTCCCTACGGTCTGGCGTCTGATTCGCCGCTAG
- the paaD gene encoding 1,2-phenylacetyl-CoA epoxidase subunit PaaD, with product MTTLPNTEQVWEALARIPDPEIPVINVVEMGIVRDVQIEGPRAIISMTPTFSGCPALHLIREQLEATARSLGFAEVEVKTVLSPPWSTDWITPEAKERLRQYGIAPPKPRAGQEGVLIQLEAAPTRCPRCGSLNTSVKNTFGPTLCKAIHVCNNCKEPFESFKTV from the coding sequence ATGACCACCCTACCCAACACCGAGCAAGTCTGGGAGGCCTTGGCCCGGATTCCCGACCCCGAGATTCCGGTCATCAACGTCGTCGAGATGGGCATTGTGCGGGACGTGCAGATAGAGGGCCCCAGGGCCATTATCTCCATGACCCCCACCTTCTCGGGCTGCCCGGCCCTGCACCTGATCCGGGAGCAACTGGAAGCCACCGCCCGCTCGCTGGGCTTTGCAGAGGTCGAGGTAAAAACCGTGCTCTCGCCCCCCTGGAGCACCGACTGGATCACCCCCGAGGCCAAAGAGCGCCTGCGCCAGTACGGGATTGCGCCTCCCAAACCCAGAGCGGGGCAGGAAGGGGTGTTGATTCAGCTCGAGGCCGCCCCCACCCGCTGCCCGCGCTGCGGCTCCCTCAACACCTCGGTCAAGAACACCTTTGGCCCCACCCTGTGCAAGGCCATCCACGTCTGCAACAACTGCAAAGAGCCCTTCGAGAGCTTCAAAACGGTCTGA
- a CDS encoding VWA domain-containing protein — protein MRVRYSRYEPGFDDLSGADLMDMIQDFLMDSGFSDPYNRYQPDPNRSPTAEDLYDALLQALLEQDRIPEEWLREARFANRKEETRLYQEIQKLIQRLQDEGFIRLPGADPSETGQGFQSEAQETRLELTNKSVDFLGLKSLRTLLGSLGKNAPGAHVTRHYASGVESSGETKPYEFGDQPNINIGETLKKVVMKGLENIEEHDLTIELAEYTAAMNTVVLLDCSHSMILYGEDRFTPAKRVALGLAHLIRTQYPGDQVRFGVFHDSAEEVPLGKLPTVQVGPYHTNTAEGLKLARKMLKKMSGEMKQIIMITDGKPSALTLPSGQIYKNAWGLDPVILAETLKEATLARKEGIPIHTFMLAREPELLAFVKKITQITKGKAYMTTPGNIGRYVLMDFLNRKVSRN, from the coding sequence ATGCGTGTCCGATACTCCAGGTACGAGCCCGGCTTCGACGACCTCAGCGGCGCCGACCTGATGGATATGATTCAGGATTTTCTGATGGACTCGGGCTTTTCCGACCCATACAACCGCTACCAGCCCGACCCCAACCGAAGCCCCACCGCCGAAGACCTCTACGATGCTCTCCTGCAAGCCCTGCTGGAGCAAGACCGCATCCCCGAGGAATGGTTGCGCGAGGCCCGCTTCGCCAACCGCAAGGAGGAAACCCGGCTCTACCAGGAGATTCAAAAGCTCATACAGCGCCTGCAGGACGAGGGCTTCATCCGCCTGCCGGGCGCCGACCCCTCCGAGACAGGACAGGGTTTCCAGAGCGAAGCGCAGGAGACGCGGCTCGAGCTCACCAACAAATCAGTAGACTTCCTGGGCCTCAAAAGCCTGCGCACCTTGCTGGGTTCGCTGGGCAAGAATGCCCCCGGCGCCCACGTCACCCGGCACTACGCCTCGGGGGTGGAGTCGAGCGGCGAGACCAAGCCCTACGAGTTTGGCGACCAGCCCAACATCAATATCGGCGAAACCCTCAAAAAGGTGGTGATGAAGGGGCTGGAAAACATCGAAGAGCACGACCTGACCATCGAGCTGGCCGAGTACACCGCCGCCATGAACACGGTGGTGCTGCTAGACTGCTCCCACTCCATGATTCTGTATGGTGAAGACCGCTTTACCCCCGCCAAGCGCGTGGCCCTGGGCCTGGCTCACCTGATTCGCACCCAGTACCCTGGCGACCAGGTACGTTTTGGGGTCTTCCACGACAGCGCCGAGGAAGTGCCGCTGGGCAAGTTGCCCACCGTGCAGGTCGGGCCCTACCACACCAACACTGCCGAGGGTCTCAAGCTGGCCCGCAAGATGCTCAAAAAGATGAGCGGCGAGATGAAGCAGATCATCATGATTACCGACGGCAAGCCCTCCGCGCTCACCCTGCCCTCGGGCCAAATTTACAAGAACGCCTGGGGCCTCGACCCGGTCATCCTGGCCGAGACCCTTAAAGAGGCCACCCTGGCCCGCAAGGAAGGTATTCCCATCCACACCTTCATGCTGGCGCGGGAGCCCGAGTTGCTGGCTTTTGTCAAGAAGATCACGCAAATTACCAAGGGCAAGGCCTACATGACCACACCGGGGAACATCGGACGATACGTGCTGATGGACTTTTTGAACCGTAAGGTGAGCCGGAACTAA
- a CDS encoding G8 domain-containing protein, which translates to MNLRFPSLLLLVGLSACQLGSPLPANSGYWSDARFWASLNLQKPQAGDSVVIPAGSRVILDEDPPPLTGITVLGELEFARKNLNLSTGYLMVHGPGKLSIGSEAQPFTHRAVITLTGSNPEENIMDMGTKFLGAMMGGKLEIIGENRVAWTKLAATAPAGSTQIVLSSPVDWRVGEKIVIASTALDPHQAETRIIRAISGNTLTLDRPLDYGHFGQLQTFEGRVLDQRAEVGLLSRNIVIQGDDHHAGGFGGHVMVMGSSPLHRETNPAMRSSGKVRGVEFRRLGQFNRLARYPFHWHLNGDSNGDYLENCSFHSNFQRGIVVHGTDNVRVKNNVLYDTLGHSIMTEDGSEQGNRFEGNLAVLTRAFPYLPSNPIQVGQNDDQAATFWVKGPSNRFVGNVAAGGEFTAFWFDNVGSVDASRFEFRDNVIHSYLLGKAIGAPGNVGDLGALWITGNRAAPTTHGPFLLERTTIYKTRSALWANPVGDPAGEVIMEVRDSILADNSVSIGSHGIRDSLIVGRSANLDTEGEIGRLGVQEYGGTTTLQSVTFVNFEPGTSAIQTRTCLREGPNMITQNIRLVNAQFSLCNGSSDLAVQDLDGSLSGSGVPSVVVPASVGSRAMYTEACALWVAANARVCPGQMEYLNLIPETNTFFRSYAPGAPTLTRDDGVQQSGSDVTNAPFYWTLIHGRTYTLDTDLSLWQYFRLRLYPKYKNHDGTPRAARVVLPTSTSSFTVYRCALESSQPGTNCAGKTALTSLTSLAELDAATQPAYFYDSAAQRIYLKLFSNTNTSLLVQR; encoded by the coding sequence ATGAATTTACGCTTCCCGTCTCTACTCCTCCTGGTGGGTCTGAGTGCTTGCCAGCTTGGTTCGCCGTTGCCGGCCAATTCGGGCTACTGGTCGGATGCGCGTTTCTGGGCCAGCCTCAACCTGCAAAAGCCCCAAGCTGGCGACTCGGTGGTCATTCCGGCGGGTAGCAGGGTCATCCTGGATGAAGACCCGCCCCCCTTGACGGGCATTACGGTGCTGGGGGAGTTGGAGTTTGCGCGAAAGAACCTCAACCTCAGTACCGGCTACCTGATGGTGCACGGCCCCGGTAAGCTCAGCATTGGCTCGGAGGCCCAGCCCTTCACCCATCGAGCGGTCATCACCCTCACCGGATCCAACCCAGAAGAAAACATCATGGACATGGGAACCAAGTTTCTGGGGGCCATGATGGGGGGCAAGCTGGAAATTATCGGGGAGAACCGGGTGGCCTGGACCAAACTGGCCGCCACGGCGCCTGCGGGAAGTACCCAGATTGTCCTCAGCAGTCCGGTGGACTGGCGGGTGGGGGAGAAAATCGTCATCGCCTCCACCGCGCTTGACCCCCACCAGGCCGAAACCCGTATCATCCGGGCTATCAGCGGCAACACCCTCACGCTGGATCGGCCGCTAGACTACGGGCACTTTGGCCAGTTGCAGACCTTTGAGGGTCGGGTTCTGGATCAGCGGGCCGAGGTGGGGTTGCTCTCGCGGAACATCGTGATACAGGGCGACGACCACCATGCGGGGGGCTTTGGCGGGCACGTGATGGTGATGGGCTCGAGTCCCCTGCACCGCGAAACCAACCCGGCCATGCGCAGCAGTGGCAAGGTGCGAGGGGTGGAGTTTCGGCGGCTGGGTCAGTTCAACCGGCTGGCCCGCTATCCCTTCCACTGGCATCTGAACGGGGATTCAAACGGCGACTACCTGGAAAACTGTAGCTTCCACAGCAACTTCCAACGCGGCATTGTGGTGCATGGCACCGACAATGTGCGGGTCAAGAACAATGTTTTGTACGACACCCTGGGCCACAGCATCATGACCGAGGACGGTTCGGAACAGGGCAACCGCTTTGAGGGCAACCTAGCCGTGTTGACCCGGGCCTTCCCGTACTTGCCTAGCAACCCTATCCAGGTTGGGCAGAACGATGATCAGGCGGCCACCTTCTGGGTCAAGGGCCCCAGCAACCGTTTTGTGGGGAATGTGGCCGCCGGGGGCGAGTTTACCGCCTTCTGGTTCGACAATGTGGGCTCGGTGGATGCCAGCCGCTTCGAGTTTCGCGACAACGTGATTCACTCCTACCTGCTGGGCAAGGCCATCGGCGCTCCGGGCAACGTGGGCGACCTGGGGGCGTTGTGGATTACAGGCAACCGGGCCGCACCTACCACCCACGGGCCGTTTTTGCTCGAGCGCACCACCATCTACAAAACTCGCTCGGCGCTGTGGGCCAACCCAGTAGGTGACCCAGCCGGCGAGGTGATCATGGAGGTGCGCGACTCGATTCTGGCAGATAATAGCGTGAGCATCGGCAGTCACGGTATCCGCGATTCGCTCATTGTGGGCAGGAGTGCCAACCTCGACACAGAAGGGGAGATTGGCCGGTTGGGGGTGCAGGAGTATGGCGGTACCACCACCTTACAGAGTGTAACCTTCGTGAATTTTGAGCCGGGCACCAGCGCCATCCAGACCCGTACCTGCCTTCGCGAAGGGCCGAACATGATCACCCAGAACATTCGTCTGGTGAACGCCCAGTTTAGCCTCTGCAACGGCAGCAGCGATCTGGCGGTGCAAGACCTCGATGGCTCCCTGAGTGGAAGTGGGGTACCCAGTGTGGTGGTACCGGCATCGGTGGGCTCGAGGGCCATGTACACCGAGGCTTGTGCACTCTGGGTGGCGGCAAATGCCAGGGTTTGCCCCGGACAGATGGAATACCTCAACCTAATTCCCGAGACCAACACCTTTTTCCGCAGCTACGCGCCGGGTGCGCCCACTCTGACCCGTGACGATGGGGTACAACAGAGCGGTAGCGACGTGACCAATGCGCCGTTCTACTGGACGCTAATTCATGGGCGAACCTATACCCTGGACACTGACCTGAGCCTCTGGCAGTACTTCCGCTTACGTCTTTATCCCAAATACAAAAACCACGATGGAACCCCCCGGGCAGCGCGGGTGGTACTGCCTACCAGCACATCTTCCTTCACGGTGTATCGCTGTGCGCTGGAATCCTCGCAGCCCGGCACCAACTGCGCCGGCAAAACCGCGCTCACTTCGCTCACGAGCCTGGCCGAGCTGGACGCCGCTACCCAGCCTGCTTACTTCTACGATTCGGCTGCTCAGCGTATCTACCTGAAACTGTTTAGCAACACCAATACCTCGCTGCTGGTACAGCGCTAG
- a CDS encoding sensor domain-containing diguanylate cyclase, which yields MGVVVVHALGMAGIYALPWLMFLTATLASVRGLWVGLAAALGSVLALSFFPSVYPDFYAMILILFLSAYLAFLVGDSLRQAHRRAKQLVLIQDVLLQGLELIPRYFTQKQLLQDLPTMLSSLLRGTTLRVWVPVGANLVHPLENAVGHEDASSGPPLVLRALNEDGLVYSEGSTTKATIGHRTTKTSKPAELAVALRVRQEVIAVLQFTRGEAWRKEEAELFHRLARIVAYQLERLYDLELRRLLLELAGALANENDKRKIAEVTLRHLLPALEMEAGAVMLYRQGVLQALSSQLPESLEPILAPLAQRLERDQGITWRALETGTPLFIESYPALPEGLPVLKQVGIQTFAAYPIHSRDAFQSRAVLVLGHRKHIPWSRKRREILLGVERLLSSALERVLLDEQQQRINQLLTEAWSYPSEKVYQHILEAAVELVPGGEVGSLWVRVGEAYSCQAALGVSTECPAQSETELLAWYGGSRSQALKGLPRILTTHAAQLHGLKASLCLPVGHQGQVLAYLNLGSTKDPAAFAEDSLAAVQLFAAPLATLIHELSYRSELEKASLTDSLTGLYNRRAFNLRLQEEISRATRSGHPLTLLILDLKNFKPINDQLGHALGDLALREVANVLTRELRAEDIAFRWGGDEFAVLLPQTDAQGAQRLSHRLYQGITKVCIENMCLSVDIGQATFPTEADTPDALLSLADQRMYDIKKAGDAV from the coding sequence GTGGGGGTTGTGGTGGTACATGCCCTGGGTATGGCAGGTATCTACGCCCTGCCCTGGTTGATGTTTTTGACCGCTACCCTGGCCAGCGTACGAGGCCTGTGGGTCGGACTGGCGGCGGCTTTGGGGTCGGTGCTGGCTCTTTCCTTTTTTCCTTCGGTATACCCAGATTTTTACGCGATGATCTTGATCCTATTTTTATCGGCGTATCTTGCTTTTCTGGTAGGGGATAGCCTGCGTCAGGCCCATCGCCGAGCCAAGCAGCTTGTCCTGATTCAGGATGTCTTATTACAGGGACTAGAACTCATACCGCGCTACTTCACGCAAAAGCAGCTCTTGCAAGATTTGCCCACCATGCTCTCGTCGCTTTTACGAGGAACTACGCTTCGCGTCTGGGTACCTGTTGGGGCTAACCTGGTGCATCCGCTAGAAAATGCAGTTGGGCATGAGGATGCTTCAAGCGGGCCACCTCTGGTACTACGAGCTCTAAATGAGGATGGTTTAGTCTACTCGGAGGGTTCCACTACCAAAGCAACTATTGGGCATCGTACCACCAAGACCAGTAAGCCCGCTGAGCTTGCTGTTGCTCTACGGGTTCGCCAAGAGGTTATAGCAGTGCTGCAATTCACCCGAGGCGAGGCCTGGCGCAAGGAGGAGGCCGAGTTGTTCCATCGGCTAGCCCGCATCGTTGCCTATCAGCTCGAGCGCCTGTACGACCTCGAGCTACGCCGCCTGCTACTCGAGCTTGCAGGTGCCCTGGCAAACGAAAATGACAAAAGGAAGATTGCCGAGGTGACCTTGCGCCATCTGCTGCCCGCTCTGGAGATGGAAGCAGGAGCGGTCATGCTCTACCGTCAAGGAGTCCTACAGGCCCTGTCCTCTCAGTTACCAGAGAGCCTCGAGCCCATCCTGGCACCCCTGGCTCAACGGCTCGAGCGCGACCAGGGCATAACCTGGCGGGCTTTGGAAACCGGCACACCGTTGTTCATCGAAAGCTACCCGGCGCTTCCCGAAGGCTTGCCTGTACTAAAGCAGGTAGGTATTCAAACCTTTGCAGCCTACCCCATCCACAGCCGTGACGCTTTTCAGAGCAGAGCGGTGCTGGTACTAGGTCATCGGAAACATATTCCTTGGAGCCGCAAAAGAAGAGAAATTCTGCTAGGGGTGGAGCGGCTTTTGAGCAGCGCGCTGGAGCGGGTATTGCTGGATGAGCAGCAGCAACGCATCAACCAACTGCTAACGGAAGCCTGGTCGTACCCCTCAGAGAAGGTATATCAGCACATTCTGGAAGCTGCTGTGGAGTTGGTGCCCGGAGGTGAGGTAGGAAGCCTTTGGGTGCGGGTCGGTGAAGCTTACTCCTGCCAGGCGGCTTTAGGCGTATCCACGGAGTGCCCCGCGCAAAGCGAAACTGAACTCCTTGCCTGGTATGGTGGCTCTAGATCACAAGCCCTAAAGGGACTTCCACGAATATTAACGACGCATGCCGCCCAGCTCCACGGGCTCAAGGCCAGCCTTTGCCTGCCGGTAGGTCATCAAGGTCAAGTGTTAGCATACCTGAACCTGGGTAGCACCAAAGACCCTGCCGCATTTGCCGAAGACTCTTTGGCTGCTGTGCAGCTTTTCGCGGCACCCCTTGCCACCCTGATCCACGAGCTCAGCTACCGCTCTGAACTTGAAAAAGCGTCTTTGACGGATAGCCTGACCGGGCTATACAATCGCCGCGCATTCAATCTACGGCTACAGGAGGAGATCTCACGGGCTACCCGATCTGGCCACCCCCTTACTTTACTTATTTTGGATCTCAAGAACTTCAAACCCATCAACGATCAGCTGGGTCATGCCCTGGGTGACTTAGCGCTCCGAGAGGTCGCAAATGTCCTCACCCGTGAGCTGCGAGCAGAAGACATAGCCTTCCGCTGGGGTGGGGATGAATTTGCCGTGCTGCTGCCCCAGACCGACGCGCAAGGAGCACAGCGTCTGTCGCATCGCCTTTACCAAGGCATCACAAAAGTTTGCATTGAAAACATGTGCCTGTCAGTTGATATTGGGCAGGCTACGTTCCCTACAGAAGCAGACACCCCCGATGCCTTGCTATCGCTGGCCGACCAACGAATGTACGACATTAAAAAAGCCGGCGATGCTGTGTAA